A window of the Tursiops truncatus isolate mTurTru1 chromosome 14, mTurTru1.mat.Y, whole genome shotgun sequence genome harbors these coding sequences:
- the SLC30A6 gene encoding zinc transporter 6 isoform X4: MNPFVLIDLAGAFALCITYMLIEINNYFAVDTASAIAIALMTFGTMYPMSVYSGKVLLQTTPPHVIGQLDKLIREVSTLDGVLEVRNEHFWTLGFGSLAGSVHVRIRRDANEQMVLAHVTNRLYTLVSTLTVQIFKDDWIRPALLSGPVAANVLNFSDHHIIPMPPLKGTDDSNPVTSTPAKPSSPPPEFSFNTPGKNVSPVILLNTQTRPYGLGLNHGHTPYSSMLNQGLGVPGIGATQGFRTGFTNIPSRYGTNNRIGQPRP; the protein is encoded by the exons ATGAATCCATTTGTTTTGATTGATCTTGCTGGAGCATTTGCTCTTTGTATTACTTATATGCTAATTGAAATTAA taattaTTTTGCTGTAGATACTGCATCAGCCATAGCCATTGCTCTGATGACATTTGGCACTATGTATCCCATGAGTGTGTACAGTGGGAAAGTATTACTCCAG acaaCACCACCCCATGTTATTGGTCAGTTGGACAAACTCATCAGAGAG GTATCTACGTTGGATGGAGTTTTGGAAGTCCGAAATGAGCATTTTTGGACCCTAGGTTTTGGCTCATTG GCTGGATCTGTTCATGTGAGAATTCGACGAGATGCAAATGAACAAATGGTTCTTGCTCATGTGACCAACAGGCTGTACACACTAGTATCTACTCTGACTGTTCAGATTTTCAAGGATGATTGGATCAGGCCTGCCTTACTGTCTGGGCCTGTTGCAGCCAATGTCCTAAACTTTTCAGATCATCACATAATCCCAATGCCTCCTTTAAAGGGTACTGATGATTCCAACCCTGTTACATCAACTCCAGCTAAACCCAGTAGTCCACCTCCAGAATTTTCATTTAACACCCCTGGAAAAAACGTGAGCCCAGTTATTCTTCTTAATACTCAAACAAGACCTTATGGTTTGGGTCTTAATCATGGACACACACCTTATAGCAGCATGCTTAATCAAGGACTTGGAGTTCCAGGAATTGGAGCAACCCAAGGATTCAGGACTGGTTTTACAAATATACCAAGTAGATATGGAACTAACAATAGAATTGGACAACCAAGACCATGA
- the SLC30A6 gene encoding zinc transporter 6 isoform X2: MWCSSTNSIALTAYTYLTIFDLFSLMTCLISYWVMMRKPSPAYSFGFERLEVLAVFASTVLAQLGALFILKESAERFLEQPEIHTGRLLVGTFVALSFNLFTMLSIRNKPFAYVSEAASTSWLQEHVADLSRSLCGIIPGLSSIFLPRMNPFVLIDLAGAFALCITYMLIEINNYFAVDTASAIAIALMTFGTMYPMSVYSGKVLLQTTPPHVIGQLDKLIREVSTLDGVLEVRNEHFWTLGFGSLAGSVHVRIRRDANEQMVLAHVTNRLYTLVSTLTVQIFKDDWIRPALLSGPVAANVLNFSDHHIIPMPPLKGTDDSNPVTSTPAKPSSPPPEFSFNTPGKNVSPVILLNTQTRPYGLGLNHGHTPYSSMLNQGLGVPGIGATQGFRTGFTNIPSRYGTNNRIGQPRP, translated from the exons ATGTGGTGCAGTTCCACTAATAGTATAG CTTTAACTGCCTATACTTACCTGACCATTTTTGATCTTTTTAG TTTAATGACATGTTTAATAAGTTACTGGGTAATGATGAGGAAACCTAGCCCTGCCTATTCATTTGG ATTTGAAAGATTAGAAGTCCTGGCTGTATTTGCGTCCACAGTCTTGGCACAATTGGGAGCTCtctttatattaaaagaaag tgCAGAACGCTTTTTGGAGCAGCCTGAGATACACAC GGGAAGATTATTAGTTGGTACTTTTGTGGCTCTTTCTTTCAACCTGTTCACAATGCTTTCTATTCGGAATAAACCTTTTGCTTATGTCTCTGaag ctgctAGTACGAGTTGGCTTCAAGAGCATGTTGCAGATCTTAGTCGAAG cTTGTGTGGAATTATTCCAGGACTTAGCAGTATCTTCCTTCCCCGAATGAATCCATTTGTTTTGATTGATCTTGCTGGAGCATTTGCTCTTTGTATTACTTATATGCTAATTGAAATTAA taattaTTTTGCTGTAGATACTGCATCAGCCATAGCCATTGCTCTGATGACATTTGGCACTATGTATCCCATGAGTGTGTACAGTGGGAAAGTATTACTCCAG acaaCACCACCCCATGTTATTGGTCAGTTGGACAAACTCATCAGAGAG GTATCTACGTTGGATGGAGTTTTGGAAGTCCGAAATGAGCATTTTTGGACCCTAGGTTTTGGCTCATTG GCTGGATCTGTTCATGTGAGAATTCGACGAGATGCAAATGAACAAATGGTTCTTGCTCATGTGACCAACAGGCTGTACACACTAGTATCTACTCTGACTGTTCAGATTTTCAAGGATGATTGGATCAGGCCTGCCTTACTGTCTGGGCCTGTTGCAGCCAATGTCCTAAACTTTTCAGATCATCACATAATCCCAATGCCTCCTTTAAAGGGTACTGATGATTCCAACCCTGTTACATCAACTCCAGCTAAACCCAGTAGTCCACCTCCAGAATTTTCATTTAACACCCCTGGAAAAAACGTGAGCCCAGTTATTCTTCTTAATACTCAAACAAGACCTTATGGTTTGGGTCTTAATCATGGACACACACCTTATAGCAGCATGCTTAATCAAGGACTTGGAGTTCCAGGAATTGGAGCAACCCAAGGATTCAGGACTGGTTTTACAAATATACCAAGTAGATATGGAACTAACAATAGAATTGGACAACCAAGACCATGA
- the SLC30A6 gene encoding zinc transporter 6 isoform X3 has product MLSIRNKPFAYVSEAASTSWLQEHVADLSRSLCGIIPGLSSIFLPRMNPFVLIDLAGAFALCITYMLIEINNYFAVDTASAIAIALMTFGTMYPMSVYSGKVLLQTTPPHVIGQLDKLIREVSTLDGVLEVRNEHFWTLGFGSLAGSVHVRIRRDANEQMVLAHVTNRLYTLVSTLTVQIFKDDWIRPALLSGPVAANVLNFSDHHIIPMPPLKGTDDSNPVTSTPAKPSSPPPEFSFNTPGKNVSPVILLNTQTRPYGLGLNHGHTPYSSMLNQGLGVPGIGATQGFRTGFTNIPSRYGTNNRIGQPRP; this is encoded by the exons ATGCTTTCTATTCGGAATAAACCTTTTGCTTATGTCTCTGaag ctgctAGTACGAGTTGGCTTCAAGAGCATGTTGCAGATCTTAGTCGAAG cTTGTGTGGAATTATTCCAGGACTTAGCAGTATCTTCCTTCCCCGAATGAATCCATTTGTTTTGATTGATCTTGCTGGAGCATTTGCTCTTTGTATTACTTATATGCTAATTGAAATTAA taattaTTTTGCTGTAGATACTGCATCAGCCATAGCCATTGCTCTGATGACATTTGGCACTATGTATCCCATGAGTGTGTACAGTGGGAAAGTATTACTCCAG acaaCACCACCCCATGTTATTGGTCAGTTGGACAAACTCATCAGAGAG GTATCTACGTTGGATGGAGTTTTGGAAGTCCGAAATGAGCATTTTTGGACCCTAGGTTTTGGCTCATTG GCTGGATCTGTTCATGTGAGAATTCGACGAGATGCAAATGAACAAATGGTTCTTGCTCATGTGACCAACAGGCTGTACACACTAGTATCTACTCTGACTGTTCAGATTTTCAAGGATGATTGGATCAGGCCTGCCTTACTGTCTGGGCCTGTTGCAGCCAATGTCCTAAACTTTTCAGATCATCACATAATCCCAATGCCTCCTTTAAAGGGTACTGATGATTCCAACCCTGTTACATCAACTCCAGCTAAACCCAGTAGTCCACCTCCAGAATTTTCATTTAACACCCCTGGAAAAAACGTGAGCCCAGTTATTCTTCTTAATACTCAAACAAGACCTTATGGTTTGGGTCTTAATCATGGACACACACCTTATAGCAGCATGCTTAATCAAGGACTTGGAGTTCCAGGAATTGGAGCAACCCAAGGATTCAGGACTGGTTTTACAAATATACCAAGTAGATATGGAACTAACAATAGAATTGGACAACCAAGACCATGA
- the SLC30A6 gene encoding zinc transporter 6 isoform X1, with amino-acid sequence MGTIHLFRKPQRSFFGKLLQEFRLVAADRRSWKILLFGAINLTCTGFLLMWCSSTNSIALTAYTYLTIFDLFSLMTCLISYWVMMRKPSPAYSFGFERLEVLAVFASTVLAQLGALFILKESAERFLEQPEIHTGRLLVGTFVALSFNLFTMLSIRNKPFAYVSEAASTSWLQEHVADLSRSLCGIIPGLSSIFLPRMNPFVLIDLAGAFALCITYMLIEINNYFAVDTASAIAIALMTFGTMYPMSVYSGKVLLQTTPPHVIGQLDKLIREVSTLDGVLEVRNEHFWTLGFGSLAGSVHVRIRRDANEQMVLAHVTNRLYTLVSTLTVQIFKDDWIRPALLSGPVAANVLNFSDHHIIPMPPLKGTDDSNPVTSTPAKPSSPPPEFSFNTPGKNVSPVILLNTQTRPYGLGLNHGHTPYSSMLNQGLGVPGIGATQGFRTGFTNIPSRYGTNNRIGQPRP; translated from the exons GGGACAATTCATCTCTTTAGAAAACCACAAAGATCTTTTTTTGGCAAGTTATTGCAGGAATTTAGACTTGTAGCAGCTGATCGAAGG tcCTGGAAGATACTGCTCTTTGGTGCAATAAACTTAACATGTACTGGCTTCCTGCTAATGTGGTGCAGTTCCACTAATAGTATAG CTTTAACTGCCTATACTTACCTGACCATTTTTGATCTTTTTAG TTTAATGACATGTTTAATAAGTTACTGGGTAATGATGAGGAAACCTAGCCCTGCCTATTCATTTGG ATTTGAAAGATTAGAAGTCCTGGCTGTATTTGCGTCCACAGTCTTGGCACAATTGGGAGCTCtctttatattaaaagaaag tgCAGAACGCTTTTTGGAGCAGCCTGAGATACACAC GGGAAGATTATTAGTTGGTACTTTTGTGGCTCTTTCTTTCAACCTGTTCACAATGCTTTCTATTCGGAATAAACCTTTTGCTTATGTCTCTGaag ctgctAGTACGAGTTGGCTTCAAGAGCATGTTGCAGATCTTAGTCGAAG cTTGTGTGGAATTATTCCAGGACTTAGCAGTATCTTCCTTCCCCGAATGAATCCATTTGTTTTGATTGATCTTGCTGGAGCATTTGCTCTTTGTATTACTTATATGCTAATTGAAATTAA taattaTTTTGCTGTAGATACTGCATCAGCCATAGCCATTGCTCTGATGACATTTGGCACTATGTATCCCATGAGTGTGTACAGTGGGAAAGTATTACTCCAG acaaCACCACCCCATGTTATTGGTCAGTTGGACAAACTCATCAGAGAG GTATCTACGTTGGATGGAGTTTTGGAAGTCCGAAATGAGCATTTTTGGACCCTAGGTTTTGGCTCATTG GCTGGATCTGTTCATGTGAGAATTCGACGAGATGCAAATGAACAAATGGTTCTTGCTCATGTGACCAACAGGCTGTACACACTAGTATCTACTCTGACTGTTCAGATTTTCAAGGATGATTGGATCAGGCCTGCCTTACTGTCTGGGCCTGTTGCAGCCAATGTCCTAAACTTTTCAGATCATCACATAATCCCAATGCCTCCTTTAAAGGGTACTGATGATTCCAACCCTGTTACATCAACTCCAGCTAAACCCAGTAGTCCACCTCCAGAATTTTCATTTAACACCCCTGGAAAAAACGTGAGCCCAGTTATTCTTCTTAATACTCAAACAAGACCTTATGGTTTGGGTCTTAATCATGGACACACACCTTATAGCAGCATGCTTAATCAAGGACTTGGAGTTCCAGGAATTGGAGCAACCCAAGGATTCAGGACTGGTTTTACAAATATACCAAGTAGATATGGAACTAACAATAGAATTGGACAACCAAGACCATGA